The genomic region TTCTTGAAATTGTGCTAATTTAACAGCTATTGGCGGAGTTGGTGTTTCTGTTGTTCCTGTAATTGGAACAATTGGTTCTGTTGTTTTAGGTCTTATTTCTGCATCTTGTGCTATAGCAAATGCATAAATATTTAATTTTTTGTTGTTCTGTAATTCAAAAACAGATTGCCAAATTGTAAAGTTAAGTGCAACTAAATTATTTTTCTAACCAAATATTCGATTGGCGAAAGATAATTTAGTATTTTTCTTGGTCTTTGGTTTAAAGACAATATAAATTTATGAACTGCATTTTTAGTAGTATTTGAAAAATTAAATTTTTTAGGAAATTTTTCTCTAATTAAACCATTAGTATTTTCATTAGTACCTCTTTGTCAAGGTGAATATGCATTAGCAAAATAAATTTTCACATTTAAATTTTTTTCAAGTTGTTGTCAATTAGCAAATTCTTTGCCCCTATCAAATGTTATAGTCTTAACAAGATTATTTGGAAGAATTGATAAATAATGGCTAATATTTTCGTTAATAACTTTAGTAGTTCTATTTTCAACTAACATTGCTAAAGTAAATCTTGATGTTCTTTCAATTAAAGTTATTAAACATGATTTACTTTTACCTCGGGGTGATACAACAGTATCGCCTTCTCAATGGCCAAGAGTTACGCGATTATTAACATTAGCATTTCGTTCTTTAATGGATTTACCATTAAATTTACCTCGATTTTCTTGAGATTTTCGTTTTTTACCTTTTCTTCTTAAATTTTTACTAGTAACCTTTTCAAGTAATCCAGAATAAATTCAATTGTAAATTGTTTTAAAACTAATAATTCATTCTTGATGAAAATTTTTAATTCTGCCATAAATTTGTTCAGGCGATCAACCTAATAATAATTTTTGTTGTACATATTTTACTAATTCTCTATTTTTAAATTTATGAAAATAAACATGTAATTGTTTTTTATTTTCTGCTTTATTTTGTGCAATTAATGAAAAATAATGATTATTATCTTTATTTCTATTAATTTCTCGATTAATAGTTCTAATACTTCGATTAAGATTTTTAGCTATTTCACTAATTTTTACTTTAAATTTCAATTGATTCTCATAGTAATGATTATTGTTTATGTATAGAATTATTTCAAACCGTTACTAACACATCAGTTTTTGGCCAAGCAGGTGCTATATGAAATAATATTGGAAACGGAATTATATTATTTAATGACAAAAAAACAAATAAATTAATAGAGTAGGGAGCAAACCCGCAGTGAATTTTTACGGGACTGTACAATTAACTGTGTCTCTAATAACCATGCGATACAAGAAAATCTAGCAACTGTAGAATTTAATCTCTTGTGAAAAATAAGAAAAATATTCAAACCAGTAATTAATTAAAATTACTGGTTTTATTTTGTTAAAATAAAAAAAATGAAAAGTTGCTTACTTAGTTGTTTAAGAGCAGTATCGTCATATAAAGCTACATTTTGGGGTAGTGATTTTAACAGTTTTTTAATTTAGTTATTAAGGATTTTCAATTTCAATTTCAAAATCATTTGTTTTATTTAATCTATAATTGTTAGTATCATCATGTTCAAAAGTTAGTAATTCTGTTCCTTGTGCTTTAATTCTTATTGTTTTATTGGGTATATTAATCATTCAGGTATAAAAATTTAAACCCGAAGTATCTATTTTTGTTCCATAAATATTTGTTATTTTTTGAAAGTCTTTTTGTTTAATTATGTTATTTACAAGCTCTGCGTTAAACTCTAAACTAAAAATTTTTACATTTTTTAAATTTGGTAATTGTTTATCTATATTTGCATTTATATTTTCTTCTGTTCTTATCTCAACTTTTAAAAGGTCATGGTCTTGCCTTTCTGTTAAAAATCTTATTTTTTCCAAGTTTCTAATTTCAAAATCATAAACTTTGTTTTCGTTATCTTTATTTTTTTGTTCTACTGGTTCATTTGCTTTTTTAGAACAGCTAACTATTGGTACTATTGTTAATGTCAAAATAGTTATTATATTTAAAATTTTCATTATTTTAATTCCTTTATTATCTTATTTTTTCAATATATATATATATATATATATATATATTACAGGAAAATCCTTAAAATCATTAGAAAAACGGCAAAACCGATTAAAAATTGGAAGGTGTAGTAAAAAGCTGGTACTGTTTTAAAAACTGGAAAAATGGCGGTTGAAAAGTTAACTGTTGCTTTTGCAATAATTGCTAACGGGCGTAAAATTGTAATGATTTGTGACGCTGTTAGCATTCAGTTTAGCATTTTAATGCTAGCATTTTGAATGGCACAACCAATATCATTAAAGGTTGGTATTCAGCGTCCGGAATATTTGCAATTTGGTGGCGGAATTAGGTCATCCCATTCTGAGTTGGTTGAACCATCGGGGATAAATGCTGTGGAATTAAGAACATTAAAGTCATAAATTTTAAAATTGTAGTTAGAGATATTACCTTTGTGATAAAGGGGGAAAGTTAAGGTAAAAATATTAATACCATAACGAATATCAATATCGGTATTGAGATAATTAATACTGTTAACAGTATTGTTGATTGGTAAGTTGATAAGTTTATTATCGTAAGATTTAAGAACATTAAAATCAATTTGATAAATGCTGTTGGTGTTGTTAATAGCATTGTAATTCTCTTGATGCGTTTTTTTATCAAAAGTAAAAAAATAACTTCTTAGTAATAATTCCGAATTACCAGTAACATTAATTAAATATTTTTTGGGATAAAAAGTAATTAACGAGCGATAAAAGAAACCAATTTGAATAAAGTAATCTTTGTTATAATTGTCTACTCCTTTAAAATCAATTTCAGTGTAAGTTTTTTCATCCATATCGAAAGTGGCATAAAATAAACTAGCAAAGAAGTTACCAAGGATTTCATAGATTTCGTCAAAAACATTTTTGTAATCGCTGTTGTTAATACTAGGAATGTTATTTTTAAAATATAGGTAAATATCATTTCGTAAATCTGGGTCATAGCGTAGAAAACTAAATCTAACATTAAGGTAATTTAAAGTACCAAAAAGATACTTAATTAGGTAATAATCGTTAGCGTTTGCAGTATCATATTTTCAGATTTCCTTTTCACCGTGTAGCAATTGTAAATACTTATTTCCGGCAATTATAGTTTTGTTAAATGCCTGAATTTTCAAAACATTCTCATTTACTACATTTTTATTACTAGAAGTCTTGTGATAAAAATAGCTCTCGTCTTTAAAACCATGATTTTTAATGGTGAATTCTTTATAGTAACCTTTTTCTAAAGTGTCAATGAAATTAAATACCGGTGTTCAATAGAGATAAGAGTAATTAAATTTATCAAAATCACCACGGTGAATCATTAAGTAATCAAGGTTCTCAATGACATCGTTATAGTTATAGTTACCGTCAAATTTGGTGTTTGTTGTTGGTAATTCAATATCAGTACTATCTTTTTCAATTTCAATTTCAAAATCATTTGTTTTATTTAATCTATAATTGTTAGTATCATCATGTTCAAAAGTTAGTAATTCTGTTCCTTGTGCTTTAATTCTTATTGTTTTATTGGGTATATTAATCATTCAGGTATAAAAATTTAAACCCGAAGTATCTATTTTTGTTCCATAAGTATTTGTTATTTTTTGAAAGTCTTTTTGTTTAATTCTGTTATTTACAAGCTCTGCGTTAAACTCTAAACTAAAAATTTTTACATTTTTTAAATTTGGTAATTGTTTATCTATATTTGCATTTATATTTTCTTCTGTTCTTATCTCAACTTTTAAAAGGTCATGGTCTTGCCTTTCTGTTAAAAATCTTATTTTTTCCAAGTTTCTAATTTCAAAATTATAAATTTTATCACTTTGTCTTTTATTTCTAATTAGTGATTGTGTTGTCATTTCATCATTATTAATGTTTGGGGGAATATTAAAAATGTTATTGAAACTAATAATTAACACGGTAAATATTTTCATAAACATTTTTATCACTCCTTTTTAAAATATTTTATTTTTCATTATTCTTTTAGTTTTAATCTTTTTTAATATAAAACGAATTAAACAGTTTACTATTTCTGTTATGGTTACTCACACTAATGAATAACCTATAATCATTAATTTACCAATTGCTCCAAAATTTTTAATAAATTGTTGCAAATTTTCAATATCTGTATGTAACAATAAAACTATACTTAAAGATATGAATATAATGTAATTAATTATTATTCATCAATATTTTTTTAAAGAATTAATGAGTTTGTTTGATTTCATTTTTCAAGGCTCTTTTTGCTTTAATTTTATGAATAATAAAGCGAATTAATTTTTCAAATTTAATTGCAAAATATATTGCTCCACCCCATCAAAAAACAAATATTCCCGCGAGCATAATACCACTATTAAATTTGCCAAAGAAATCAACCATTTCTTTATTCATAAAATTATTAAATTCATTACTTGTTCCAGTTATTCATTTAGTATCGCTTGCTGTTAATGCACAAATTAATAGGCTTATAAAAATGAAAATGATACTTAATAATATTTTTAACCACTGTTTTTTAAAAGAATTTTTAATTCTTAATTTTAATGGCATTTTTTCTTTTGAATTATCTTTTTTAAATAATCTTACTAAAAGTTTTTTCATTTTAACTCTCCTTTCATATTTTTTATCGTCCTTTAATCACAATAAATAAAGCAACAAGTACACAAGTAACGCCAAGAATGGTAAAGATTGGATGTTGCGAAAATGTTCGTGCCATTGGTTTAAACAGTTCTAAAATTGTTAAATTGCTAGTAATAAACTTTTGGAAATTGGCAAGGCCTTCGCTAATATAGTTTGTTAAAGTTTCAAAATGGCTACCAGCTAAAAGTCCAAGAACAGTTATTAAGATAAAAATAATAATTAGTTTAAACATTTTTAGTTACCTTGTTTTGTTTTTATTGGTTTTATTTGTTTTTTAGCTTTTCCTCATGCACTTAAACGACCTTTATTTTTAACCGCATATTGGCGTTGTCTTTCTAAATTAACTTGTTGACTACCAAATCCAAGAATAATTGCCATAAGAAATTCTACAGCCAGCGTTAAGAATAGAGGAAATATTAGTTGAATATTTGTCCCCGGTACTTCTAAACTTCAAATTAAGTCAAAGACCTTATAAAGCATTTGAGCAAGAAAGTCCGCCATTTTTGCAAGATTTGCCATTTTTTATTGTTCCTTTTCTTTCATTTTTCTTAAAAATTTGCTAAATTTATCCATTTTTAAGTATTCTAAGTCTTCTAAATCAATTGCTGTGTCAGTATAGTATTTGTCTTCATAGTCAGGATTTACTTTTGAATTTAAGTAATCTCTTAAAAACGCTAGGTAAAAAGAATTGTAAGTGTTTAATATTGGTAGAGGAATTTTTAGTTTAAAAAAATAAATATCAAGTTCAGGAATATCGCGATATTTAATACGACGACCCTTTTTACTATTTTTAGCATCAATTAAGGTGTTTCGTCAGCGTTCATATTCTTCAATGCTCGTAAAGGTACCATAGATGACTTTTAAGTAGGGGCGAAAAATATTAACGGGTTTTTTACGAATTCCCACAATCACATTATTGGCAATATCACGAACTTTAACTCAAATATGTTTATCTCTTTGACCGCTAGCTAACACAATATGACCAAAATGGCGTGCCAAAGCGAAATATTCTTGGATACCGGTTTCCTCGTTTTTGGTATTATTTTTTTCTCAATCAGTACCTTCAAGAAATAAATTGGTTTCATCTCATAAAAGTAAGGTTTTGTCTGGTAATACCGGATAATCAAAATCTAATAATCCCATATGACCTAAACTTAATTTTTGAGTTTCTAGTAATGGAAATGTTGATGCGATATGATATTTTTTCTTTTTTAGTAATTTTGATGCGTATACTAGAAAAGCGGTTTTTCCAGTTCCTAATGAACCAATAACAATATTTAATGGTGAGTTTTTTAAGAAGTTAATAACTTTGTTAATTTGTGTTAAATTACCGATTTTAAAAAGAAAAATTAAAATACAACCTGCTAAAAATAAATAGCTTACAATGTTTTTAAAATAACCGTTGTAAATATATCAAATTGCTCCTCAATGTCATAAAATTAAAAATGAGGTGCGATTTAATTCAATAAAATGGTTATTTTTTTCTATTATTCATTTGCAAAATTTCATCTTGCACCTCACTTTATTTTTTTGTTAGCGTACAGCTCCAAGTAATTTTTCAAACATTTTAAAGCAAATAAAGAATATTGCCAAAATAAATGGAAAAATGAAGATTCAGTAGTCAGCAAAGAAGTTACCGACTTGTGGCATATTAACAGCAATAATTTCTCACATTTTAGTAAACGCTGTTATAATCGCATTTCATAATTTAGTCATCGCATCACTAGCTGTTATTTTTTCTACTGTTGTTGGTGCATCGGCTAAGAAAGTTTCAAACATATAATCACCCCCTTTCTTCTTAAGGCCTTCTTCATTTGTCTTTATCTAAATACTGATATGGTTTTTCAAAGTAACATTAGAATAAATCACGCCATAATCGCTGTTAATAATCAAAAAGCAATGTTTGCTATTAAAAGCCAAAGTGGCGCTTCGGTTAAATCAATTTCTTTACCACCACTAATATGAGCCGGAATGGTTGTAATTTGAATAAATAAATCTCAGAAAGTTTGTTTAATTTGCTCTCAATTAAATTCTTTTAAGTTTATTGTCATTTTCTATTTCCCAAAAATCATTTTTATTGGTAAATACATAATTGAAATTAATGCGAAAAGAAAAGTAATGATAATAATTAATCCGGCAATAAACGCAACTTGTGCAGGCATTTTTTCTATCGGAACAAACAGTTTTAAGAACTCCATAATAATTTCTCAAAACATTATTTTTTATCCTTGTTATTTTCTTTTAAATTAGGAGTTTTAACTCATTCTTCAAAGCGGGCAATAAATACTTTTTCGTCTTTTGTGAAATTACCAGTATTATTTTTAATGGCATTTTTGTATTTAATTCGCATTTTTATTTTGGCATAAATTTTATAAGCAAAATATGCCGATAGCATTATGCTGATAATAATAAATATTAGTCCAATTGCAATATTCATTTTTAATCTCCTTTAAAATAGTTATAATTCATATCTTTTTTATTGTTTTCTTTTTCGGCAATGAAGAAACTTAATAATTCTTGGCCTTTAATTAACTTGGTTTCTTGTTCTTGTTGATTAATTGAAATTACTTGATATTTACTATCTTTTATTATCCCAATGCAAATGGAATTTTCGTATTTTCCTTTATAAACAAATCGCTTTGGAAACCAAATGCCGATTTGTTCATTAAATCACGGAATTTTTGGTGCTTTAATAAACATTGCGTTTTGTGTTTCTTTTAAGAGATATTTTTTAGTATTTAAGAAAATGTTTTCAATGTTTTTCATAGTAAATTACCTTTCTTATGAATAAACTAAGTTATATTAACTAAGTTGTTAATTAACTTAGTTTTTTAAACACTTATATATCGCAGATTTAAGTGTTTAAAAAGCTTTGTTATTAAATTTTATTTTTTAATTAGATAAAGATTTTAATAATTTTAAACTTAGTATGTCCCTTATATAGAAATTTCTACACTTTAACATCCGCATCCTGCCCTTGGAACTAATTTAATAGCGTGTATATTTTCAGGAAATCCACCCATTCATTTTTTTATTGCAAAACGAAACAAATTGCTATAGCTAATAGGGGGTTATCTATCAACTGGTAAACTTCTTTCGGTTATGGCGACCACCCACAATTTATCGTGCTTTAATACATACCAACATTATTAATTCACTTGTATTTAATTTTCAAAGAACAAATTTTTAACACCTTATAAAATAAAAAGACAATCATTGCTGACTGTCTTAATACTTATTCAAATCTTTATCTACCTAACAAAACTTTATGCGTCCAAATCAGAAAGTTATTTCTATCACAAAAATTCTACTAGTGAAGAAAAAATAAATAAAAATATCTTAAAAATTAAAGCCTTTAATAAAACCCTAATAGCAGGTAATAACTACTTACAATTATTACACGGTGAAAAGGAAATCTGAAAATACGGTACTGCGAATTCTAACGATTATTATCTAATTAAGTACCTTTTTGGAACTTTAAATTATCTTAATGTTAAATTTAGTTTTCTGCGTTATGACCCTGAATTAAAAAACGACATTTACCTTTATTTTAAAAACAACATTTCTAGTATTAATAATAACGATTACAAAAATGCTTTTGACGAAATCTATGAAATTCTTGGCAACTTCTTTGCCAGTTTATTTTATGCGACTTTTGATATGGACGAAAAAACTCATACCGAAATTGATTTTAAGGGTATAAAAAACTATAAGAAGGATTACTTTATTCAAATTGGTTTCTTTTATCGCTCATTAATTACCTTTTATCCCAAAAAATACTTAATCAATGTTGTTGGTAACTCGGAATTATTACTAAGAAGTTATTTTTTTACTTTTGATAAAAAAACGCACCAAGAAGATTATAATACTATTAA from Spiroplasma endosymbiont of Lonchoptera lutea harbors:
- a CDS encoding IS30 family transposase encodes the protein MKFKVKISEIAKNLNRSIRTINREINRNKDNNHYFSLIAQNKAENKKQLHVYFHKFKNRELVKYVQQKLLLGWSPEQIYGRIKNFHQEWIISFKTIYNWIYSGLLEKVTSKNLRRKGKKRKSQENRGKFNGKSIKERNANVNNRVTLGHWEGDTVVSPRGKSKSCLITLIERTSRFTLAMLVENRTTKVINENISHYLSILPNNLVKTITFDRGKEFANWQQLEKNLNVKIYFANAYSPWQRGTNENTNGLIREKFPKKFNFSNTTKNAVHKFILSLNQRPRKILNYLSPIEYLVRKII